In Nitrospirota bacterium, one DNA window encodes the following:
- a CDS encoding HU family DNA-binding protein, with amino-acid sequence MTKTELIEKIAISAGISKKAANSALLATLDNIVKALQKGQKVTLLGFGTFSVNERKARDGRNPKTGEAIKVSASRAPKFTAGKALKSAIK; translated from the coding sequence ATGACAAAGACAGAGCTTATTGAAAAAATCGCCATTTCAGCAGGTATAAGCAAAAAGGCAGCCAACAGTGCATTGCTTGCAACCCTTGATAATATTGTTAAGGCATTACAGAAAGGCCAGAAGGTAACATTGTTAGGCTTCGGTACCTTCTCTGTAAATGAGAGAAAGGCCAGAGACGGCAGGAACCCAAAAACCGGAGAGGCAATTAAGGTCTCTGCTTCAAGAGCACCGAAATTCACAGCGGGTAAGGCATTAAAGAGTGCGATAAAATAA